A region of the Carya illinoinensis cultivar Pawnee chromosome 16, C.illinoinensisPawnee_v1, whole genome shotgun sequence genome:
aataaacaattttttttaattttaaaataataataatattaaaaaataatattctaataatattttatttaatttttaactttcatcctAACTCAATTCAATTTAAACCAACGTCTAAACGCATAGAAATCTCTAGAAATACAAATCTCTACCCAGAAACCTGCCTCATCACTATCCTAgaaaaaacaatttttgttttacatGTCTTCTAAGGCTGTTCCTAACTTCTGATCTAGGGTGTGTACTGAAGTAACATAACTCTCCATTCCTTATCCAAACCATATTTaagctgagaaaaaaaaaaaaaaaaaaaaaaaaaagagagagattcaaATCCTTCCCTGCGATTACTTCTTCTATTGAACAACCAGTATTCATTTCGTCAAATGTAATAGCGTTCGAACAGTACGGTTGACCACGCAATACATTCAAGGAATGAGTATGATAGAAGAATGCATACTAGTAAGAGGCAGCGAGCGAGAGAGCGTGGACTAGGCAGAGTAAAGGGGACGCCTGTACTCGTCGAAATACTGGTCGCGATCCACGAACACGATAGCATAGAGAGCATAGATTATTCCTGGTACGTAACCTAGAATTGTCAGGAGCAAGCAGATGCAAAACTCAACCTGCAAAATTCAAAAATGGAAAACTTCAGCCTCTGTTTCGTTCCATTGAAAGTGAGGGAAAAACAAATAGATTTtacgccaaaaaaaaaaaaaatacagaaccGCCAGGATTATCCATCGGTGGACTTGAGAACAAAGCGGAATttcttaaaatcttattattattattaatcatgGAGCTAATCACGCATAATTTCCAGATGTGAGAATGATCAGACAGAAAGTAAAGAGGAgcatgaaaagagagagaaagggtgAGAGCGAGAGGAAGGATAGATACGCTGCAGCAACCGTGGCGGAAGCAAACGCCCAAAGGAGGGAGCAAGATCGCGATCAGTATCTCGCAGCAGATCTCGCAGCATGTCGGCATATCCGCAGAAGATAAGAGGTGGAAAACAGCGGTGACCGGTGATGGAGTCTAAAGATCCTTAATGGAGAAGGAAACAAAAGAGGGATCTGATCTTCAATGACACCCTTTTCTGTGTCTAAATTGCAAATTATACATTATCTCGTCATTGGCCAATCAAAATTCGACATGTCAGCCAATCAACACTACAATAAGCAATAACAAACCTTGTgagtatttataaaatatgagaaataatattttaatatttgggtTTCAGAGTGCGACTCtcgcataatatttttaaaaaatagataaatatagaatttataaaaaaaataatttttaaatagtagactcaagttttttaaataagaatatacaaaatttatatatattaatattgtatatcattttattttattttaaattattattattttagttaatttttaaaaatattaaatagttaataaatattgcgataaaattaaaagtttttaGAACTTTTATGAATCCGAGAAAGATagccacataaaaaataattatgttatatatagtcacttttatatatatattattttattttaaattataagatgtccaagtcatatatatttttttaaaaaaataaagtttattattaaaatttttttatgtaaaattttaaatttaactaatttttagaaaaaactatACAAAATTACACTTTCTACTAtcgtaaatatcatttctcttttcaagtattagagcggatcaattttattttatttctttccttttccaatAGTTCTTTGAAtccataaataaaatcattccaTATGCATAGAATATTAATGAATATAGACCCTATTGTATTTATtcaatacttatatataatatgtttaaatACTATAAATCTCATAAgaagtttaatattatatttatatatttatattaaatcattCAATTCGAGGATTAATTGGAgagaatattataatatatatttttcagagGTGTTCATCAAATTGAAGAGAGAGAATCTTTATCTGGATCATAGCGGTTTCGACGTGTCAGTGCTCTACTGTCATGGGCGCGGGAAGGAAGCTTGGAAGGTTTTACAGTTAAGAAGAGGAGTTTCATTAAGTGATACGGTGCGTTTTGTATTCTAAAGGAGTGAGTGGGTCGGTAAGTAATACGCTGCGTTCTATGTGTAGCGGGTAAGATGGTATTAATCATTAAACGGTGCGTTTGGGTCATCTTCTTTAGGAAGGACCTGAAGGTGTTTGAATTACAGTTGGTATAAGAGGGGCGCGGGAAGGGGAAGTTGGCAACTTGGCATCTCTAAAGCGTTGATTCTTATATGGAAGTTGGAATTGGTCAAgaacttttctttccttttcctctGTCTTGTTCTTTTCTCGATACTTTAACATCTACCCTGTGTTACTTCAGATCTTATCCACGCGCATCGTCAACGTTGCGTCCTTTTCACATTCCATCTTTGCATCTCAAACCAATCCTTCCGCGGGACATAGCCAGACATGAAACTCATACAAGATCTCATATCCTCTGCCTCCCTCTGCGGTTCTTTTTCTGCAATTCCATGGAGTTCAAGTTTGGAGCCGTTGATGACCGACAGCCATTAAATCCCTCCTCTTCTTCCAGCCCCAGCTACTTCACCGACCAAGCATCGATAGGTCTGTTAAAACACATCGTTCCTTTATCTCTATCCTATGGTCTcctgtttggttgttgagaagAGGGGAGAAACGATAAGAAAGGAAAATCTTTCGCATCTTTTTTTTAtgctttctgattttttttttttaaatggaaatacttttcataaaaagaaCAGTTTTTAAAATACCATTTATGAAATTCTGTTACCTTATGCGCCTTGATTTCTGAGAAAACCCAAGAAAacccaagaaaagaaagaaaacttacTGAATCTTATGCACCTTGATTTCTGCACTAGTCCACATAGCTAAATTGGATGAGGTTCAGTTACTGAAATTCTGAGCTTTAAAAAGATCGtaaatttccttttcttttcttacttTCTCTCGGGATCCAAGCATTCCGCTGATTCTCTTAAATCTCTTTTATCACTGAATTTTGAGTAAACCTTATATTATCAGCCGGCCTCTCAACCACCGATCGGCAGCCAAGCCAGGAGCAAATGCGAAACCCGAATGACGTTCGAGAAGCAATCCAGCGGGAGCTCGAGAAGGAGCGGATCAGAGAAGAGATAATAGTAAAGGAGATCGCTCGACAGAGGGTGCTCGAAGAGGAGGTGAGAAGGGAGGTGATGGTGGAGCGAGAGATAGCCATGCGGAGGCTCACAGCCGAAGGGTTATCACCCGAGGAATTATTGATGAAGGAGCGGATCAGAGAAGAGATAATCGCGGCTGAAATAGCTCGGCGCAGGGTGCTCGAAGCGGAAGTGAGGAGAGAGCTGATGGTTGAACGAGAGATGGCCATGCGGAGGCACACGGCCACGTACCCATCTGACGGGAGGGCAATTCCTGTTCACGGCAGCGGATTCGATATTCCATCAGAGATTAACAAGGTAAGTTGATCTTACTGGTCAGTTACCAATCATTCATCACCTTGCTGTTAATTTTGGGTGTCATATACTCTGTTCATCTTATGGTGCTTTCATAGAATTCTGATACCATTGTgctataaatttgaaaatctaTTGTTTTATGGAGCTTTTAGTTTCTGTTTATGGAGTCTGTTATCAGAATTGGGATGCATGCCGTCTTAAATCCATATTCGGTCTTGAATTTCTTCTAGGTTTAGTGCCACTTGGGCGACTTTGCCGAAGTCGGCTTTGTATGGTATGG
Encoded here:
- the LOC122298660 gene encoding UPF0057 membrane protein At4g30660-like, giving the protein MPTCCEICCEILIAILLPPLGVCFRHGCCSVEFCICLLLTILGYVPGIIYALYAIVFVDRDQYFDEYRRPLYSA